Proteins co-encoded in one Klebsiella michiganensis genomic window:
- a CDS encoding Rhs-Related protein, with protein MAVIPIMPREGAGLIMKNMREARSNGMSRNMALPQTYYWFYQKVRNSGPWDYKQQDRSLANFGNFNYGAAGFAAGIPEETLFIAAGFAQTRAGTSQPQWGAWYGSFPYGDDPHDQFWIKQGIDYAKQHGY; from the coding sequence ATGGCTGTGATTCCAATAATGCCGCGCGAAGGTGCTGGTTTAATTATGAAAAATATGCGCGAGGCAAGGTCAAATGGCATGAGCCGAAATATGGCGTTGCCGCAAACGTACTACTGGTTTTATCAAAAAGTTAGAAATAGTGGTCCATGGGATTACAAACAGCAAGACAGAAGTCTGGCTAACTTTGGCAATTTTAACTATGGTGCTGCGGGGTTTGCTGCTGGTATACCCGAAGAAACGCTATTTATTGCCGCGGGATTTGCTCAGACCCGCGCCGGAACATCGCAACCGCAGTGGGGAGCGTGGTATGGTTCATTCCCGTATGGAGACGACCCACACGATCAGTTCTGGATTAAACAGGGAATAGATTATGCCAAACAACACGGTTATTAA
- a CDS encoding transposase has translation MRKARFTEHQIIAVLKSVEAGRTVKDVCREAGISEASYYNWKAKYGGMEAADIKKIKDLEDENRRLKQMFADLSLECRALKDVIEKKL, from the coding sequence ATGCGTAAAGCCCGATTCACCGAGCACCAGATCATTGCCGTTCTGAAGTCTGTCGAAGCCGGACGTACCGTTAAGGATGTCTGCCGTGAAGCCGGTATCTCTGAAGCCAGCTATTACAACTGGAAAGCGAAGTATGGCGGGATGGAAGCGGCCGATATTAAAAAAATCAAAGATCTGGAAGACGAGAATCGGAGGCTTAAACAGATGTTTGCTGATCTCAGCCTTGAGTGCCGGGCACTGAAAGACGTCATCGAAAAAAAGCTTTAA
- a CDS encoding transposase translates to MSIRQACRTLSLSRTVYFYQPDTRRDEPVIQVLTELAERYPRYVFKKLFQLLRRQGNTWNHKRVHRIYCLLKLNFRRKGKQRLPARNPTPLATPEALNQSWSIDFMHDALVCGRRFRTFNVVDDFNREALAIEIDLNIPAQRVVRVLDRIVANRGYPLKLRMDNGPELVSLTLAQWSEEHGVMLEFIKPGKPTQNAFIERFNRTYRTEILDFYLFRTLNEAREITEHWLMEYNSERPHESLNNLTPEEYRLMAEKPEISKSAWN, encoded by the coding sequence ATGAGCATTCGCCAGGCCTGCAGGACGTTATCGCTGAGCAGGACGGTCTATTTTTACCAGCCCGATACCCGGCGCGATGAACCGGTGATCCAGGTGCTGACTGAGCTGGCAGAGCGCTACCCGCGATACGTTTTTAAGAAGCTGTTCCAGCTGCTGCGCAGGCAGGGTAACACCTGGAACCATAAACGCGTTCACCGGATTTACTGCCTGCTGAAACTGAATTTTCGTCGCAAGGGAAAACAGCGTTTACCCGCGCGTAACCCGACGCCACTGGCTACGCCGGAAGCGCTAAACCAGAGCTGGTCCATCGATTTTATGCATGATGCGCTGGTCTGCGGCAGACGTTTCCGGACCTTCAATGTGGTGGATGACTTTAACCGCGAGGCCCTCGCAATAGAAATCGATCTGAATATCCCCGCACAGCGGGTGGTCAGAGTGCTGGACAGAATAGTGGCAAACCGGGGTTATCCACTGAAACTGCGGATGGACAACGGACCAGAACTGGTCTCACTGACGCTGGCACAGTGGTCTGAAGAGCATGGAGTGATGCTGGAATTTATCAAACCGGGAAAACCAACGCAGAATGCCTTTATCGAACGGTTTAACCGGACGTACCGGACAGAAATCCTGGATTTTTATCTGTTCAGAACCCTGAATGAAGCGCGGGAAATCACAGAGCACTGGCTGATGGAATACAACAGCGAGCGACCTCATGAATCCCTGAATAACCTGACACCGGAGGAGTACCGGCTGATGGCCGAAAAACCGGAAATCTCAAAAAGTGCGTGGAACTAA
- a CDS encoding nucleoside 2-deoxyribosyltransferase: MNTNTPDSGVLTLVGGSYHEVCLHPGYHDIFGSAGRAASALAHLKVPVNFHTYADNSVAQVLRERAYFESFNVDIQPLARSILFHYEHGLSEPKIYNVPPVSMPDIRLQATNVLRYGMLEGTAVVDAEYAVYDPQNVSKPELFKQNGSTAKNLALILNRYEATTLSGQPKLSVEEQAIHLFEQGHAQVIIIKQGPAGALVCDNGKISTVPAYETSNVFKIGSGDAFVAYFAYQWMINKKSAHDAANAASHATAYYCENSLFPSTQGLADFNPKAISPTPEFLRGETYSVYLAGPFFTLAQMWLIEQARRNLSDLGFKVFSPYHDVGHGKAEDVVERDLEGIKNADIIFAIGDGLDAGTIYEVGYARACNIPVVFYAENEADEDKKMMSGSGCILCKDYVTAIYKTLWAVVQK; the protein is encoded by the coding sequence ATGAATACAAATACACCAGATAGTGGAGTTTTGACATTAGTTGGAGGCTCTTACCATGAAGTCTGTTTGCACCCTGGCTACCACGATATATTCGGATCTGCCGGTCGAGCCGCATCAGCGCTTGCCCATCTCAAAGTACCAGTAAATTTTCACACTTACGCGGATAACAGCGTTGCTCAAGTACTTCGTGAGAGAGCTTATTTTGAGAGCTTTAATGTCGACATCCAACCTCTAGCTCGTTCTATTTTGTTTCACTACGAGCATGGCCTGTCAGAACCTAAAATTTATAATGTTCCTCCCGTATCGATGCCAGACATTAGATTGCAAGCGACTAACGTTCTACGTTATGGGATGCTGGAAGGGACTGCTGTAGTTGATGCTGAATACGCCGTTTATGACCCTCAAAATGTGTCGAAACCTGAATTGTTCAAGCAAAACGGCTCAACAGCGAAGAATCTGGCACTTATTCTCAATCGCTATGAAGCCACAACGTTGAGTGGTCAACCTAAATTATCTGTTGAAGAGCAAGCTATCCATTTGTTTGAACAAGGCCATGCGCAAGTAATTATAATTAAGCAAGGGCCTGCTGGAGCATTGGTATGTGATAATGGAAAAATATCCACGGTTCCAGCTTATGAGACCAGTAATGTATTCAAAATAGGTTCAGGAGATGCGTTCGTTGCTTATTTTGCATACCAGTGGATGATTAATAAAAAATCTGCTCATGATGCAGCTAATGCAGCTTCTCATGCAACGGCGTATTATTGTGAGAACAGTTTATTTCCATCAACTCAAGGGCTCGCTGATTTTAATCCCAAGGCAATTTCACCCACCCCTGAATTTCTACGTGGTGAAACATATTCGGTCTATCTCGCAGGCCCTTTCTTTACTTTGGCACAGATGTGGTTGATTGAACAAGCTCGCCGCAATTTGAGCGATCTAGGGTTTAAAGTCTTTTCTCCTTATCATGACGTCGGGCATGGTAAAGCAGAAGATGTTGTAGAAAGAGATCTTGAGGGAATAAAAAATGCTGATATCATTTTTGCTATTGGTGACGGTTTAGATGCTGGAACAATCTATGAGGTCGGGTACGCTCGAGCATGTAATATACCCGTTGTCTTCTATGCGGAAAATGAAGCTGATGAAGACAAAAAAATGATGTCTGGCTCAGGATGCATCTTGTGCAAGGATTATGTTACTGCAATCTATAAAACACTTTGGGCAGTGGTGCAGAAATGA
- a CDS encoding ExsB family protein, whose translation MKTALLLSGGMDSIAIAWWKRPDIAITLDYGQRAAEAEIKAASATCSALKIDHHVIKVDCSSLGSGDMAGAEADSNAPSSDWWPYRNQMLISLAAMKAITLGVTHLWIGTVKSDSSHLDGTLDFVYKISELMSFQEGNMIVEAPAIELSTTELVRISGVTPGGLAWAHSCHKANIPCGNCRGCNKYFQVLDEVGYELDRLR comes from the coding sequence ATGAAGACAGCTCTATTGCTCTCTGGCGGCATGGACTCTATCGCAATTGCATGGTGGAAACGACCAGATATAGCCATTACTTTAGATTATGGTCAACGTGCTGCGGAGGCTGAAATAAAGGCAGCTAGTGCGACCTGTAGCGCCCTGAAAATTGATCATCATGTCATTAAAGTAGATTGTAGCTCTTTAGGGTCTGGGGATATGGCGGGTGCAGAGGCTGATTCTAACGCACCGTCCAGTGATTGGTGGCCTTATCGTAATCAAATGCTGATTTCACTTGCTGCAATGAAAGCTATTACGCTTGGTGTCACGCACCTCTGGATAGGGACAGTGAAGTCTGATAGCTCTCATTTAGATGGCACTCTAGATTTTGTTTATAAAATCAGTGAGTTAATGTCTTTCCAGGAAGGCAACATGATCGTTGAAGCCCCAGCAATAGAACTTTCCACAACTGAGTTGGTTAGAATTTCTGGTGTCACTCCGGGTGGTCTTGCGTGGGCGCATAGTTGTCACAAAGCTAATATCCCATGCGGTAATTGCCGTGGGTGCAATAAGTATTTTCAGGTTCTGGATGAAGTGGGATATGAACTGGACAGACTTAGGTAA
- a CDS encoding 8-oxoguanine DNA glycosylase, whose amino-acid sequence MTQRGAVIIGPTIINLDFPAADQAILPGVMWGKIEAFPSPAYWAYQVFARRLEVNTVNYKLGRTLKEEVGACLLGGHGIPAAIGIAAFNLLKAYGAFEVPSPSEELLYEWLSQPIDTGSKFVRYRFAKQKSRYLAAALNKLDVETPPLESGRLLRDWLTTIPGIGYKTASWVARNWLGADDIAILDIHILRAGLLAGFFPQDLTVERDYLKLEQLFIQFSESMGVKASELDALIWYEMQASSATVFTLLESSRGQPLTKLKPRLTRAKNRQTDTSQTVLQF is encoded by the coding sequence ATGACTCAGCGCGGAGCTGTAATTATAGGGCCAACTATAATCAACCTCGATTTTCCTGCAGCTGATCAAGCCATACTACCAGGAGTAATGTGGGGAAAGATTGAAGCATTTCCCTCCCCTGCATACTGGGCTTACCAAGTCTTTGCTCGCCGGTTGGAAGTTAATACAGTTAATTACAAACTGGGGCGGACCTTAAAAGAGGAAGTAGGAGCCTGCTTACTTGGTGGACATGGAATACCTGCAGCAATAGGCATTGCCGCATTTAATCTGTTAAAAGCATATGGAGCATTTGAAGTACCATCTCCTTCAGAAGAGCTTCTTTACGAGTGGCTTTCTCAGCCGATTGATACAGGTAGTAAATTCGTGCGTTACCGTTTCGCAAAGCAGAAATCCCGTTATCTAGCCGCAGCTTTGAACAAATTAGATGTCGAAACACCACCACTTGAATCAGGCCGACTGCTCCGCGACTGGCTAACTACTATTCCGGGTATTGGCTATAAGACAGCATCATGGGTAGCACGAAATTGGCTTGGTGCAGATGATATTGCAATATTAGATATTCACATTCTGCGAGCTGGTCTATTGGCTGGTTTTTTCCCTCAAGACCTAACTGTAGAACGCGATTATCTGAAGCTTGAACAACTGTTCATCCAGTTTAGTGAATCAATGGGAGTGAAAGCCTCAGAGCTGGATGCTCTCATTTGGTACGAAATGCAGGCATCATCAGCTACAGTTTTCACTTTGCTTGAATCCTCGAGAGGTCAACCACTTACAAAACTTAAACCACGTTTAACGCGAGCCAAGAACCGCCAAACCGACACCAGCCAAACAGTCCTCCAGTTTTAA
- a CDS encoding DNA methylase translates to MRYPGGKGKCYQRLINLMPEHQTYIETHLGGGAVMRNKLPAKKSIGVDLDSKVIEQWRKTEPCMCELINDDALSFLSSFPFKGNELVYVDPPYVHSTRKRSRIYRHEYSDDNHRQLLEKILSLTCNVMISGYENSLYNEMLTSWRCVKFNAKTHSGIREESVWMNYAPPAKLHDSRYLGNNYRERQTVARRRARLYDRIEQMEQTERSELIQWLNTKYGLETV, encoded by the coding sequence ATGAGATATCCAGGCGGAAAAGGCAAGTGCTACCAACGGCTCATCAACTTGATGCCCGAGCACCAAACGTACATTGAGACGCACTTAGGCGGAGGCGCAGTTATGCGCAACAAACTTCCCGCTAAAAAAAGTATTGGTGTAGATCTAGATAGCAAAGTCATTGAACAGTGGCGTAAAACAGAGCCATGTATGTGTGAACTCATTAACGATGATGCCCTATCGTTTCTTAGCTCATTTCCATTTAAGGGAAATGAGTTAGTTTACGTTGATCCACCATACGTTCACAGCACCCGGAAACGCAGCCGAATTTATCGGCATGAATACAGTGATGATAACCACCGACAACTGCTTGAAAAGATATTATCACTAACATGTAACGTTATGATTTCTGGATATGAAAACTCTCTTTACAACGAAATGTTAACAAGTTGGCGCTGCGTCAAATTTAACGCAAAAACCCACTCAGGTATTCGAGAAGAAAGCGTGTGGATGAACTATGCTCCACCAGCAAAGCTTCATGATTCACGTTATCTAGGTAACAACTACAGAGAAAGACAAACCGTTGCTCGTCGTCGTGCCCGCTTGTATGACCGGATCGAGCAGATGGAGCAAACAGAGCGTAGTGAATTAATTCAATGGCTGAATACCAAATATGGTCTGGAGACAGTATGA
- a CDS encoding deoxyguanosinetriphosphate triphosphohydrolase: MHWNDLLNSNRRKPKKENKDSSQDTSKGRQQIERDFDRILFAAPTRRLADKTQVFPLDKNDSVRTRLTHSHEVANLSRGIGMRLAFELQNEVFKDVCKDICLERDVPALLATIGLVHDMGNPPFGHQGEKAMSEWFTKNLPEKTKEYKEKIYDDFRRFDGNSQTFRLVTKLQILNDNYGLNLTYATLASMIKYPISSDANSELWSKHGFFLSEKDVVHDVWEKTGLCEGVRHPFTYLMEACDDIAYSVLDAEDIVKKGLASFHDLMDFIQCHQLCKEDVVAKRVVDNCKEDHTTYAQQDLSPAELNDMSMQKFRVYAIAELVDAVVIAFKDNIDKFLNDNCQIKDLVSESNGRNLCKVLKKFDSSRGYKHSSVLKLELKGSNYIKGLMDMLWLGIKGRATDGTQWDTPFGRYVYGRISENYRRIFEQKNDLPAHYKEAQLLADAISGMTDSYLIALHDELAKLHQYECRQR, translated from the coding sequence ATGCATTGGAATGACCTCTTAAACAGCAATCGTCGTAAACCCAAAAAAGAAAATAAGGATTCATCCCAAGATACTTCCAAAGGTAGGCAGCAGATAGAACGTGATTTTGACCGTATCCTCTTCGCTGCACCTACTCGTCGGTTAGCAGATAAAACACAAGTTTTTCCTTTGGATAAAAATGATAGTGTTAGAACACGCCTTACTCATTCACATGAAGTGGCTAATTTGTCGAGAGGAATCGGCATGCGACTGGCTTTTGAGCTTCAAAATGAGGTATTCAAGGATGTTTGCAAAGACATCTGCCTAGAGCGCGATGTACCCGCACTGCTAGCGACAATTGGTTTGGTGCATGATATGGGCAATCCACCTTTTGGGCATCAAGGTGAGAAAGCTATGAGTGAATGGTTTACAAAAAACCTGCCTGAAAAGACTAAAGAGTATAAAGAAAAAATTTATGACGATTTTCGTCGTTTTGATGGGAATTCTCAGACCTTTCGTTTGGTGACTAAGCTTCAAATTTTAAATGATAATTATGGGCTAAATCTTACCTATGCCACCCTAGCATCAATGATCAAGTACCCCATATCGTCGGATGCAAATTCCGAGCTATGGAGTAAACACGGTTTCTTCCTTTCAGAGAAAGATGTTGTGCATGATGTCTGGGAAAAAACTGGCTTGTGCGAAGGTGTTCGTCATCCATTTACCTACCTAATGGAAGCTTGTGATGACATCGCCTACTCAGTACTTGATGCTGAAGATATTGTGAAAAAAGGGCTTGCCTCATTTCACGACCTTATGGATTTCATTCAGTGTCATCAGCTTTGTAAAGAGGATGTTGTTGCGAAACGCGTTGTGGATAATTGCAAAGAAGATCATACGACCTACGCGCAACAAGACCTTTCCCCTGCTGAGCTTAATGATATGAGCATGCAAAAGTTTCGTGTCTACGCCATCGCAGAGCTTGTTGATGCGGTTGTTATCGCATTTAAAGATAATATCGACAAATTTTTGAATGACAACTGCCAAATCAAGGACTTGGTGTCTGAAAGCAATGGTAGAAACTTGTGTAAGGTATTGAAGAAATTTGACAGTTCCAGGGGCTACAAACACAGTAGTGTTCTTAAGCTTGAGCTAAAAGGCTCTAACTATATCAAGGGCCTAATGGATATGCTTTGGCTCGGAATTAAAGGTCGTGCAACAGATGGCACCCAATGGGATACACCATTTGGTCGTTACGTTTACGGTCGCATTTCGGAAAACTATCGGCGTATTTTTGAACAAAAAAACGACTTGCCAGCCCATTACAAAGAAGCTCAGTTGCTCGCTGATGCGATTTCGGGCATGACTGACAGTTATCTGATAGCATTACATGATGAACTCGCAAAACTCCACCAGTACGAATGTCGTCAGAGATGA